In Asanoa sp. WMMD1127, one genomic interval encodes:
- a CDS encoding VOC family protein: MISGPLTIVLDAHDPARLARFWADLLGREVVDDALVPGDETQIGLRFVASESEREGLDRLHLHLTSAVEADQQRTVERALALGAHHLDVGQLPEEPHIVLADPEGNAFCVIPAGNKFLAGCGFLGEASCDGTRAVGLFWSAALGWPLVWDDNEETAVQSPAGGTKVSWGGPPVAPKTGRNRQRLEFTVDDPADLDRLVALGATRLADDTLADPDGNEFHVHVAG, from the coding sequence ATGATCTCCGGACCGCTCACCATCGTCCTGGACGCGCACGATCCGGCCCGGCTGGCGCGGTTCTGGGCGGACCTGCTCGGTCGGGAGGTCGTCGACGACGCGCTCGTGCCGGGTGACGAGACCCAGATCGGCCTGCGGTTCGTCGCGAGCGAGAGCGAAAGGGAAGGGCTCGACCGCCTCCATCTCCACCTGACCAGCGCGGTCGAGGCCGACCAGCAGCGCACGGTGGAGCGGGCGCTCGCGCTCGGCGCCCACCACCTCGACGTCGGCCAGCTGCCCGAGGAACCGCACATCGTGCTGGCCGATCCCGAGGGCAACGCGTTCTGCGTGATCCCGGCGGGCAACAAGTTCCTCGCCGGCTGCGGGTTCCTCGGCGAGGCGTCCTGCGACGGCACCCGGGCGGTCGGCCTCTTCTGGAGCGCGGCGCTGGGCTGGCCGCTGGTCTGGGACGACAACGAGGAGACCGCCGTCCAGTCGCCGGCCGGCGGCACGAAGGTCTCGTGGGGCGGCCCGCCCGTCGCCCCGAAGACCGGCCGCAACCGGCAGCGCCTCGAGTTCACGGTCGACGACCCGGCAGACCTCGACCGGCTGGTCGCGCTCGGCGCCACCCGGCTGGCGGACGACACCCTGGCCGACCCCGACGGCAACGAGTTCCACGTCCACGTCGCCGGCTAG
- a CDS encoding metallophosphoesterase, which translates to MPKIVLIGDVGGCAAELTRVVAPLLADPDAVFIQVGDLVDRGPDSPGVLAFVGDQLPGRRWIQLIGNHEAPYVGAEPFWPHPLAEGDARLLGEWWLTEQLRVAAAVRTADGEEFLVTHAGLTPAAWRELGEPVTATTAADLLNTRPADLLWHDRGPLWAEAGPDLYDGWLHASQPMPFSQIHGHSTIVNYRHRTWTCGERIRQRSTVDWAARHTVTRIGTGHFHAIDPKHGRTGAPTWSPLTLPDATLLA; encoded by the coding sequence ATGCCGAAGATCGTGCTCATCGGCGACGTCGGTGGCTGCGCGGCCGAGCTCACCAGGGTGGTCGCGCCGCTGCTGGCCGATCCGGACGCGGTCTTCATCCAGGTCGGCGACCTCGTCGACCGCGGTCCGGACAGTCCGGGTGTCCTGGCCTTCGTCGGCGACCAGCTGCCGGGGCGGCGCTGGATCCAACTGATCGGCAACCACGAGGCGCCGTACGTGGGCGCGGAGCCGTTCTGGCCGCATCCGCTCGCGGAGGGCGACGCGCGGCTGCTGGGCGAGTGGTGGCTCACGGAACAGCTGCGCGTGGCCGCGGCGGTGCGCACGGCGGACGGCGAGGAGTTCCTGGTCACCCACGCCGGCCTCACCCCGGCGGCGTGGCGGGAGCTGGGCGAGCCGGTCACCGCCACGACGGCGGCGGATCTGCTGAACACGCGGCCGGCGGACCTCCTCTGGCACGACCGGGGCCCGTTGTGGGCGGAAGCCGGCCCGGACCTCTACGACGGCTGGCTGCACGCCTCGCAACCGATGCCGTTCTCGCAGATCCACGGCCACTCGACGATCGTCAACTACCGCCACCGAACCTGGACCTGCGGCGAACGCATCCGCCAACGCTCCACCGTGGACTGGGCAGCGCGCCACACGGTCACCCGCATCGGCACGGGCCACTTCCACGCGATAGACCCGAAACACGGCCGCACCGGCGCCCCCACCTGGTCACCTTTGACCCTCCCCGACGCGACCCTGCTGGCCTGA
- a CDS encoding ArsB/NhaD family transporter, with amino-acid sequence MSGLAPVAAIVIFSVAFFLIATERLHRVAVVLGAAGLMAALGLVPGHDVFYSEHAGIDWGVIFLLLGMMIIVGVIKQTGVFEYLGIWAGKRSRGHPYRLLVLLMVITAVASPFLDNVTTVMLVAPVTIAVCQKLHLPAAPYLIAEALASNIGGAATLVGDPPNMIIGTRAGLTFNDFIVHMSPIVVVLFVLFVVMSRFMFRKAFVHYPDRIDAVMRLDGNAAIKDKPLLWRCLAVLLLVTVGFALHSVLHLEPAIIALLGAGLMVLVSGVRASDYLAEVEWTTLVFFMGLFVMVGGLVETGVIHALGGWAVDAIGDNYFVAATGLVFGSAILGAFFDNIPYVATMAPVVEDLVARAPDPRTGESLWWAFALGADLGGNGTAVAASANVVVIGIAAQHGHPISFWQFTKYGIVTTAVTVVVAWGYVWLRYF; translated from the coding sequence GTGAGCGGGCTCGCGCCCGTCGCGGCCATCGTCATCTTCTCCGTCGCGTTCTTCCTCATCGCCACCGAGCGGCTCCACCGGGTCGCGGTCGTGCTCGGGGCCGCCGGGTTGATGGCCGCCCTGGGGCTGGTGCCGGGCCACGACGTCTTCTACTCGGAGCACGCCGGCATCGACTGGGGTGTGATCTTCCTGCTGCTCGGCATGATGATCATCGTCGGCGTGATCAAGCAGACCGGCGTCTTCGAGTACCTGGGCATCTGGGCCGGAAAGCGGTCGCGCGGGCACCCGTACCGGCTGCTGGTGCTGTTGATGGTGATCACCGCGGTGGCGTCGCCCTTCCTCGACAACGTCACCACCGTCATGCTGGTCGCCCCGGTCACGATCGCCGTCTGCCAGAAGCTGCACCTGCCGGCCGCGCCCTATCTGATCGCCGAGGCGCTGGCGTCGAACATCGGCGGCGCCGCGACCCTGGTCGGTGACCCGCCCAACATGATCATCGGGACCCGGGCCGGGTTGACCTTCAACGACTTCATCGTCCACATGAGCCCGATCGTCGTCGTGCTGTTCGTGCTGTTCGTCGTCATGTCCCGCTTCATGTTCCGCAAGGCCTTCGTTCACTATCCAGATAGGATAGACGCGGTCATGCGGCTCGACGGCAACGCCGCCATCAAGGACAAGCCGCTGCTGTGGCGCTGTCTCGCCGTGCTGCTGCTCGTCACCGTCGGGTTCGCGCTGCACAGCGTGCTGCACCTGGAGCCCGCCATCATCGCGCTGCTCGGCGCCGGCCTGATGGTGCTGGTTTCCGGCGTCCGCGCCTCCGACTACCTGGCCGAGGTCGAGTGGACGACGCTCGTCTTCTTCATGGGCCTGTTCGTGATGGTCGGCGGCCTCGTCGAGACCGGCGTCATCCACGCGCTCGGCGGTTGGGCGGTCGACGCGATCGGCGACAACTACTTCGTCGCCGCCACGGGGCTCGTCTTCGGCTCGGCGATCCTGGGCGCGTTCTTCGACAACATCCCGTACGTGGCGACGATGGCGCCCGTGGTCGAGGACCTGGTGGCCCGCGCGCCGGATCCGCGGACCGGCGAGTCGCTGTGGTGGGCGTTCGCGCTCGGCGCGGACCTCGGCGGCAACGGCACCGCGGTCGCCGCGAGCGCCAACGTGGTGGTCATCGGCATCGCCGCCCAGCACGGCCATCCGATCTCGTTCTGGCAGTTCACCAAGTACGGCATCGTCACCACCGCGGTGACCGTCGTCGTCGCCTGGGGCTACGTATGGCTCCGCTATTTCTAA
- a CDS encoding LuxR family transcriptional regulator, translating into MAGHGLHGRRAERGVLDQLFGEVQAGRHMVLVLRGESGEGKTALLDYLGDKDPGGRFIRVTGVQSEMELAYAGLHQFCVSMLDRLDDLPAPQREALRVAFGLVDGPAPDRFLVGLAVLTLLSETAGSGPLICLVDDVQWLDRASVQALAFVARRLGADPIGLVFAELEPSDDRELFGLPELVLTGLDDADARALLDSVAPALRDERLRDRILAEARGNPLALLELPAELTATELGGWFGSSRTWQTESRTVHIEQAYVRRVRALPPETQLFLLLAAVEPVGDPTVLWRAAAKLGLGDDVAAPAEAAGLITVAIRVRFGHPLMRSAVHRAADWSDIQRAHRALADVCPPTDPDRRAWHLAAAATAPDEELAGELQRSADRARARGGAAAAAAFLRRATELTPDPARRGQRALAAAEAALAAGAADGAEELLATAELAKLDGLQKARLERLRAQLVFTRSRGTDAPVLLLDAARRLTPLDVPLARETYLEALLAAVFAGAGRLEPDHGVRTVAEAARAAPGHPGSRDPVDLLLDGLSAQFTQGYAAGAPTLRQAVQVIRARDGNTLICLIASLVAAELWEGPAWLDLLTRNVRGARETGTLSLLPMALDYLGSFHLQVGDFVTAAALTEEAAALNAALHVVPPPYTPIMLAAWRGDQPETARLTEIGVQDAFPRGEGSALVLTEYAAALLNNGLGRYETALAAAQRATSGDQLVAKSWALGELVEAAARLERWDVGEAALDELVDRTRASGTPWALGTQARARALLSHGPEADGLYRMAIDRLTECHMNAHLARAHLVYGEWLRRRDRRADARDQLRRAHDLLATMGAEAFDERARNELQATGETVRKRTSDTALDLTPQESLIASLARDGRTNQEIGAELFISPRTVEWHLRKVFAKLAIGSRRELRDADLVTAAAPR; encoded by the coding sequence ATGGCAGGGCATGGGCTTCATGGTCGGCGCGCCGAGCGTGGGGTGCTCGATCAGCTCTTCGGAGAAGTACAGGCCGGCCGGCACATGGTGCTGGTGTTGCGCGGTGAGTCCGGTGAGGGCAAGACCGCTCTCCTCGACTATCTGGGCGACAAGGACCCCGGCGGGCGCTTCATCCGGGTGACGGGCGTGCAGTCCGAGATGGAGCTGGCGTACGCCGGTCTGCACCAGTTCTGCGTCAGCATGCTCGACCGCCTGGACGACCTGCCGGCGCCGCAGCGGGAGGCGTTGCGGGTCGCGTTCGGGCTCGTCGACGGGCCCGCGCCCGATCGGTTCCTGGTCGGGTTGGCCGTGCTGACGCTGCTCTCCGAGACCGCGGGCAGCGGCCCGCTGATCTGCCTCGTCGACGACGTCCAGTGGCTGGACCGGGCCTCGGTGCAGGCGTTGGCCTTCGTGGCGCGGCGGTTGGGCGCCGACCCCATCGGCCTCGTCTTCGCGGAGCTCGAGCCCAGCGACGACCGCGAGCTGTTCGGGCTGCCGGAACTCGTGCTGACCGGGCTCGACGACGCCGACGCGCGCGCCCTGCTGGACTCGGTGGCGCCCGCGTTGCGCGACGAGCGTCTGCGGGACCGGATCCTCGCCGAGGCCCGCGGCAACCCGCTGGCCCTGCTGGAGCTGCCGGCCGAGCTCACCGCCACGGAGCTCGGCGGCTGGTTCGGCTCGTCGAGGACCTGGCAGACGGAAAGCCGGACCGTCCACATCGAACAGGCGTACGTGCGGCGGGTACGCGCCCTGCCGCCGGAGACCCAGCTGTTCCTGCTGCTGGCCGCGGTCGAGCCCGTCGGCGACCCGACCGTGCTGTGGCGCGCCGCCGCCAAGCTGGGCCTCGGCGACGACGTCGCGGCGCCCGCCGAGGCGGCCGGGCTGATCACCGTGGCGATCCGCGTGCGGTTCGGCCATCCGCTGATGCGGTCCGCCGTGCACCGGGCCGCCGACTGGTCGGACATCCAGCGGGCGCACCGCGCGCTGGCCGACGTGTGCCCGCCGACAGACCCCGACCGGCGCGCCTGGCACCTCGCCGCCGCGGCGACGGCGCCGGACGAGGAGTTGGCCGGGGAGCTCCAGCGGTCCGCCGACCGCGCGCGGGCCCGGGGTGGCGCGGCGGCCGCCGCGGCGTTCCTGCGCCGGGCCACGGAGCTCACGCCCGATCCGGCCCGGCGTGGGCAGCGCGCGTTGGCCGCCGCCGAGGCCGCGCTGGCGGCCGGCGCCGCCGACGGGGCCGAGGAGCTGCTCGCCACGGCCGAGCTGGCCAAGCTCGACGGCCTGCAGAAGGCCCGCCTGGAACGGCTGCGCGCCCAGCTCGTCTTCACCCGCAGCCGGGGCACCGACGCTCCGGTGCTGCTGCTCGACGCGGCGCGCCGGCTGACCCCGCTCGACGTGCCGCTGGCCCGGGAGACCTACCTGGAGGCGTTGCTGGCGGCCGTGTTCGCGGGCGCCGGCCGGTTGGAGCCCGACCACGGCGTGCGTACCGTCGCGGAGGCGGCTCGCGCGGCGCCCGGCCACCCCGGTTCGCGCGACCCGGTCGACCTCCTGCTCGACGGGCTGTCGGCGCAGTTCACCCAGGGGTACGCGGCCGGCGCGCCCACGTTGCGCCAGGCGGTGCAGGTCATCCGGGCCCGTGACGGCAACACGTTGATCTGCCTGATCGCCTCGCTGGTCGCGGCCGAGCTGTGGGAAGGGCCGGCCTGGCTCGACCTGCTGACGCGGAACGTCCGCGGCGCCCGCGAGACCGGCACGCTGAGCCTGCTGCCGATGGCACTGGACTACCTCGGCAGCTTCCACCTCCAGGTCGGGGATTTCGTCACCGCCGCGGCGTTGACGGAGGAGGCCGCCGCGCTCAACGCCGCTCTGCATGTCGTGCCGCCGCCGTACACCCCGATCATGCTGGCGGCCTGGCGCGGCGACCAGCCGGAAACCGCGAGGCTGACCGAGATCGGCGTCCAGGACGCGTTCCCGCGCGGGGAGGGCAGCGCCCTGGTGCTGACGGAGTACGCGGCCGCGCTGCTCAACAACGGCCTCGGCCGCTACGAGACGGCGCTGGCCGCGGCCCAGCGGGCCACCAGCGGGGACCAGCTCGTCGCCAAGTCCTGGGCGCTCGGGGAGCTGGTCGAGGCGGCCGCCCGGCTGGAGCGGTGGGACGTCGGCGAGGCGGCGCTGGACGAGCTGGTGGACCGGACGCGGGCGAGCGGGACGCCGTGGGCGCTGGGCACGCAGGCCCGCGCGCGGGCGCTGCTCAGCCACGGACCGGAGGCGGACGGGCTCTATCGCATGGCGATCGACCGGCTCACCGAGTGCCACATGAACGCCCACCTCGCCCGGGCCCACCTCGTCTACGGTGAGTGGCTGCGCCGCCGCGACCGCCGCGCCGACGCCCGCGACCAGCTGCGCCGGGCGCACGACCTGCTGGCCACCATGGGCGCGGAGGCGTTCGACGAACGGGCGCGCAACGAGCTGCAGGCCACGGGCGAGACCGTCCGCAAGCGCACCTCGGACACCGCCCTGGACCTCACGCCACAGGAGTCGCTGATCGCGTCGCTGGCCCGGGACGGCCGCACCAACCAGGAGATCGGGGCCGAGCTGTTCATCAGCCCGCGGACGGTCGAGTGGCACCTGCGCAAGGTCTTCGCGAAGCTCGCCATCGGGTCGCGCCGGGAGCTGCGGGACGCGGACCTGGTCACCGCGGCCGCCCCCCGGTAG
- a CDS encoding sigma-70 family RNA polymerase sigma factor, which produces MKTEVTVDGDVDLHELYRVAAARLTAQLFGVTGDYAEAQDAVHEAFARVLARPGRLRGVDNPEAWLRTVALNVARSRHRRRVLFERLARTGRLRRDDVVAPLSPDHVALVAALQTLPRPIREAVVLHYIADQPVAEVAGTLGCSVEAVKTRLSRGRRALAAAITDQEATRA; this is translated from the coding sequence GTGAAGACGGAGGTGACGGTGGACGGCGATGTCGACCTGCACGAGCTCTACCGGGTGGCGGCGGCCCGGCTCACGGCGCAGCTGTTCGGCGTGACCGGCGACTACGCGGAGGCGCAGGACGCGGTGCACGAGGCGTTCGCGCGCGTGCTCGCCCGGCCGGGACGGCTGCGGGGCGTCGACAACCCGGAGGCGTGGCTGCGGACCGTGGCGCTGAACGTGGCACGGTCCCGGCACCGGCGGCGGGTGCTCTTCGAGCGGTTGGCCCGGACGGGGCGGCTTCGCCGGGACGACGTGGTCGCGCCCCTTTCACCGGACCATGTCGCGTTGGTCGCGGCGTTGCAGACCCTGCCGCGGCCGATCCGGGAGGCGGTGGTGCTGCACTACATCGCCGACCAGCCGGTGGCCGAGGTGGCCGGGACGCTCGGCTGCAGCGTCGAGGCGGTCAAGACCAGGCTGTCGCGGGGCCGGCGGGCCCTGGCCGCGGCCATCACCGACCAGGAGGCGACCCGTGCGTGA
- a CDS encoding Chromate resistance protein ChrB, translating into MSTRWLLLVLKVPATPSRHRVAVWRELRKLGAITLGAGVWAVPDLPVFADGVARAIALTEQAGGRAMTLDATGRSPSDAAAFQALFTAARTADWTEFRADCEKYAQELAKEIRIAKFTLAELEEEEQSLERLRRWHRDLTARDVFGAPEAAAATARLKEVTAACEDYAERVFAALHATPEDGP; encoded by the coding sequence GTGTCGACGCGCTGGCTGCTGCTCGTGCTCAAGGTGCCCGCGACGCCGTCCCGGCATCGGGTCGCGGTGTGGCGTGAGCTGCGCAAGCTCGGGGCGATCACCCTCGGCGCCGGTGTCTGGGCGGTGCCCGACCTGCCGGTCTTCGCCGACGGCGTCGCGCGGGCGATCGCGCTGACCGAGCAGGCCGGCGGCCGGGCCATGACCCTCGACGCGACCGGCCGCTCCCCCTCCGACGCCGCCGCGTTCCAGGCCCTGTTCACCGCGGCCCGCACGGCCGACTGGACCGAGTTCCGCGCCGACTGCGAGAAATACGCGCAGGAGCTGGCCAAGGAGATCCGCATCGCCAAGTTCACCCTGGCCGAGCTCGAGGAGGAGGAGCAGTCGCTGGAGCGGCTCCGGCGCTGGCACCGCGACCTGACGGCCCGCGACGTGTTCGGCGCGCCCGAGGCGGCGGCGGCCACGGCGCGGCTCAAGGAGGTGACGGCGGCCTGCGAGGACTACGCCGAGCGGGTTTTCGCCGCGCTGCACGCCACACCGGAGGACGGGCCGTGA
- a CDS encoding AAA family ATPase translates to MLAMIVWVNGAFGAGKTTTAGLVVKGLDGATLFDPEYVGFMLMPFVKSPTGDFQDLPLWRHLVVETMVGLAQQYPHPWVAPMSLINAGYRAEILGGIRRAGVDVREFVLAVPEEILRPRIDADQVEAKARQWRQDHVAQALTTFAALTDATFVDATRPPERVADDILTRLR, encoded by the coding sequence ATGCTCGCCATGATTGTCTGGGTCAACGGCGCGTTCGGGGCGGGGAAGACGACGACCGCCGGTCTGGTGGTCAAGGGGCTGGACGGGGCGACGCTGTTCGATCCCGAGTACGTCGGTTTCATGCTGATGCCGTTCGTCAAGTCGCCGACCGGGGACTTCCAGGACCTTCCACTGTGGCGTCACCTCGTGGTCGAGACCATGGTCGGCCTGGCGCAGCAGTACCCGCATCCCTGGGTCGCGCCGATGAGCCTCATCAACGCCGGATACCGCGCCGAGATCCTGGGTGGCATCCGGCGGGCCGGGGTCGACGTGCGCGAGTTCGTGCTGGCCGTCCCGGAGGAGATCCTGCGCCCGCGGATCGACGCCGACCAGGTCGAGGCCAAGGCGCGGCAGTGGCGGCAGGACCATGTCGCGCAGGCCCTCACCACGTTCGCCGCGCTGACCGACGCCACCTTCGTCGACGCGACACGGCCGCCCGAGCGCGTCGCCGACGACATCCTGACGCGCCTGCGCTAG
- a CDS encoding EAL domain-containing protein, with amino-acid sequence MTCQLPTDPTVAEAVAQDELRLLYQPIVRIADRAVVAVEALVRWQHPVRGLITPDQFLPAGHEAGHLPLLDRWVLDQACRDMASLRDAVHRPAHVNVNLSAQTLATDFTELVTAALDHNGLCARRLQLELSEGADLATLTRAGPRLSRLIERGVAVAIDDMGTGATDLRYLSRLAVHGIKIDKEFVAGMLHNPRDHAIVTLLTSLGHSLRLHVTAEGVESAEQLAALARLGVSNVQGYHLAPPLALTELTRTVLAG; translated from the coding sequence ATGACCTGCCAGTTGCCCACGGATCCCACCGTCGCCGAAGCCGTCGCGCAGGACGAGCTGCGGCTGCTGTACCAACCCATCGTGCGGATAGCCGACCGCGCCGTCGTCGCCGTGGAGGCCCTGGTGCGCTGGCAGCATCCGGTCCGCGGGTTGATCACGCCGGACCAGTTCCTCCCGGCCGGCCACGAGGCCGGACACCTGCCGCTGCTGGACCGGTGGGTGCTCGACCAGGCCTGCCGCGACATGGCGTCACTGCGCGATGCCGTGCACCGGCCGGCGCACGTCAACGTCAACCTCTCGGCGCAGACGCTGGCCACTGACTTCACCGAGCTCGTCACCGCGGCGCTCGACCACAATGGACTGTGCGCCCGGCGGCTGCAGCTGGAGCTGTCGGAGGGCGCCGACCTGGCCACCCTGACCCGGGCCGGACCGCGCCTTTCCCGCCTGATCGAACGTGGCGTCGCGGTCGCGATCGACGACATGGGCACCGGGGCGACCGACCTGCGCTACCTGTCGCGGCTCGCGGTGCACGGCATCAAGATTGACAAGGAGTTCGTCGCCGGCATGCTGCACAACCCGCGCGACCACGCCATCGTCACGCTGCTCACCAGCCTGGGGCACAGCCTGCGCCTGCACGTCACGGCCGAGGGCGTCGAGAGCGCCGAGCAGCTGGCCGCGCTCGCGCGCCTGGGTGTGTCCAATGTGCAGGGTTATCATCTCGCGCCGCCGCTGGCGCTCACCGAGCTGACGCGCACCGTGCTGGCCGGCTAG
- a CDS encoding HAMP domain-containing sensor histidine kinase yields MSLFWRIFLLNAAVLTVATALVLAGPVTVSTPVLLTEAVVLSAGLGAMLVANAVLLRVGLAPLSRLTRTMATVDLLRPGHRLAVGGRAGGIAELIHTFNAMLDRLEAERAASTGLALRAQEDERRRIAQELHDEVGQTLTAVLLELKRVGGHVPPDVRAELREVQETTRNSLDEIRRIARRLRPGVLAELGLESALRSLATEFSTGGLHVRHHIDTDLPDLGDDRELVLYRVAQEALTNAARHSGARTIEVCLRRHGGEVRLRISDDGRGFGRAPEGAGIRGMRERALLVGAALSLGSAVGGGADVRLRVPCDAGGR; encoded by the coding sequence GTGTCCTTGTTCTGGCGGATTTTCCTGCTCAACGCCGCCGTGCTCACCGTGGCGACGGCGCTGGTCCTCGCCGGGCCCGTGACCGTCTCCACACCCGTGCTGCTCACCGAGGCCGTGGTGCTCTCGGCCGGGCTCGGCGCCATGCTCGTCGCCAACGCCGTGCTGCTGCGGGTCGGGCTGGCGCCGCTGTCCCGGCTGACCCGCACGATGGCCACCGTCGACCTGCTCCGACCCGGGCACCGGCTGGCGGTCGGTGGGCGGGCCGGCGGGATCGCGGAGCTGATCCACACGTTCAACGCCATGCTCGACCGGCTCGAGGCCGAGCGGGCCGCCAGCACCGGGCTCGCCCTGCGGGCGCAGGAGGACGAGCGGCGGCGGATCGCCCAGGAGTTGCACGACGAGGTCGGGCAGACGCTGACCGCGGTGCTGCTGGAGCTGAAGCGCGTGGGTGGGCACGTTCCGCCGGACGTACGGGCGGAGTTGCGCGAGGTGCAGGAGACGACCCGCAACAGCCTCGACGAGATCCGCCGGATCGCCCGCCGGCTGCGGCCCGGCGTGCTGGCCGAGCTCGGGCTGGAGAGCGCGCTGCGGTCGCTGGCCACCGAGTTCTCCACCGGCGGGCTGCACGTGCGCCACCACATCGACACGGACCTGCCCGACCTGGGCGACGACCGGGAGCTGGTGCTCTACCGGGTGGCCCAGGAGGCGCTGACGAACGCGGCGCGGCACAGCGGCGCCCGTACCATCGAGGTGTGCCTGCGCCGGCACGGTGGCGAGGTGCGGTTGCGGATCAGCGACGACGGCCGGGGCTTCGGCCGTGCGCCCGAGGGCGCCGGGATCCGCGGCATGCGGGAGCGGGCGTTGCTGGTGGGCGCCGCCCTGAGTCTGGGTTCCGCCGTGGGCGGCGGCGCCGACGTGCGCCTGCGGGTGCCCTGCGACGCGGGAGGTCGCTGA
- a CDS encoding MFS transporter, whose product MWPLYAAGFVTAFGAHGIAANLGGFSDDAVTSLLVLGGLLALYDGAEVLLKPLFGTLADRIGARPVLLGGLVAFAAASTVYVVADGPAWLWVARFAQGAAASAFSPAASALVARLNPAGSHGRAYGSYGFWKSIGYTLGPLLGGLLVWLGDLRLLFAVLAGLGVAVAIWAAVAVPVVPPLPKRRQNVVDLARRLADPAFLAPTGALAAATAALSVGVGFLPVTGRAADLGTIATGAAVSLLAACAALVQPWTGRALDAGRISTARGLTVGLFVTAAGLACAMLPGLAGVLSAAALIGVGTGLITPVGFAALAASTPAARLGQTMGTAELGRELGDAGGPLLVAGVASAFSLSSGFGVLAALVAAGAGLALARSRRAPRARTGAVGA is encoded by the coding sequence ATGTGGCCGCTCTATGCGGCGGGCTTCGTCACCGCCTTCGGCGCCCACGGCATCGCCGCCAACCTCGGCGGCTTCTCCGACGACGCGGTCACCTCGCTGCTCGTGCTCGGTGGGCTCCTCGCCCTCTACGACGGCGCCGAGGTGCTCCTCAAGCCGCTCTTCGGCACGCTCGCCGACCGGATCGGCGCCCGCCCGGTGCTGCTCGGCGGCCTGGTCGCGTTCGCCGCGGCGTCCACTGTGTACGTGGTCGCCGACGGCCCGGCCTGGCTGTGGGTGGCCCGCTTCGCGCAGGGCGCCGCCGCCTCCGCCTTCTCCCCCGCCGCGTCGGCGCTGGTCGCCCGGCTGAATCCGGCGGGTTCGCACGGCCGGGCGTACGGTTCGTACGGCTTCTGGAAGTCGATCGGCTACACGCTCGGCCCGCTGCTCGGCGGTCTGCTGGTGTGGCTCGGCGACCTGCGGCTGCTGTTCGCGGTGCTGGCCGGGCTCGGCGTCGCGGTCGCGATCTGGGCGGCGGTGGCGGTGCCCGTCGTGCCGCCGCTGCCCAAGCGCCGCCAGAACGTGGTCGACCTCGCCCGTCGCCTGGCGGACCCGGCGTTCCTGGCCCCGACCGGCGCGCTGGCCGCGGCCACGGCCGCCCTCTCGGTCGGCGTGGGGTTCCTCCCGGTCACGGGCCGCGCCGCCGACCTCGGCACGATCGCCACCGGCGCGGCCGTCTCCCTGCTGGCGGCGTGCGCGGCGCTCGTCCAGCCGTGGACCGGCCGCGCGCTGGACGCCGGGCGCATCTCGACCGCGCGCGGGCTGACCGTGGGCCTGTTCGTCACGGCGGCGGGCCTGGCGTGCGCGATGCTGCCCGGCCTGGCCGGGGTGTTGTCGGCGGCCGCGTTGATCGGCGTCGGCACCGGCTTGATCACCCCGGTCGGCTTCGCGGCGCTGGCCGCCAGCACACCGGCCGCCCGGTTGGGGCAGACGATGGGCACGGCGGAGCTCGGTCGGGAGCTCGGCGACGCCGGCGGGCCGTTGCTGGTCGCGGGGGTCGCTTCGGCGTTCTCCCTGTCCTCCGGGTTCGGAGTGCTGGCCGCCCTCGTCGCCGCGGGCGCCGGGCTCGCGCTGGCCCGCAGCCGGCGTGCGCCGCGCGCCCGGACCGGGGCGGTGGGCGCCTAG
- a CDS encoding response regulator transcription factor: MSETRILLADDHALVRRGVRLILDGEPDLTVVAEAADGGEAIDLALEHRPDLAVLDIAMPRLTGLQAARELSRSLPELRILILTMYDNEQYFFEALKVGASGYVLKSVADRDLLAACRAAMRGEPFLYPGAVNALVRHYLERVRDGEGVPARAITDREEEVLKLVAEGHSSRQIADLLYISVKTVERHRANLLQKLGLRDRLELTRYAIRVGLIEP; the protein is encoded by the coding sequence ATGTCCGAGACCCGGATCCTGCTCGCCGACGACCACGCCCTGGTGCGGCGCGGTGTGCGGCTGATCCTCGACGGCGAGCCCGACCTGACGGTGGTGGCGGAGGCCGCCGACGGCGGGGAGGCGATCGACCTGGCGCTGGAGCACCGGCCCGACCTGGCGGTGCTCGACATCGCGATGCCGCGGCTGACCGGCCTCCAGGCCGCGCGGGAGCTGTCCCGCTCGTTGCCGGAGCTGCGGATCCTGATCCTGACGATGTACGACAACGAGCAGTACTTCTTCGAGGCGCTCAAGGTCGGCGCGTCCGGCTACGTGCTGAAGTCGGTCGCCGACCGCGACCTGCTCGCCGCGTGCCGGGCCGCGATGCGGGGTGAGCCGTTCCTCTATCCCGGTGCGGTCAACGCGTTGGTGCGCCACTACCTGGAGCGGGTACGCGACGGCGAGGGCGTGCCGGCCCGCGCGATCACCGATCGGGAGGAGGAGGTGCTGAAGCTGGTCGCCGAGGGCCACTCGTCGCGCCAGATCGCCGACCTGCTCTACATCAGCGTGAAGACGGTCGAGCGGCACCGGGCCAACCTGTTGCAGAAGCTGGGTTTGCGGGACCGGCTCGAGCTGACCCGCTACGCCATCAGGGTCGGACTCATCGAGCCATAG